A window from Temnothorax longispinosus isolate EJ_2023e chromosome 1, Tlon_JGU_v1, whole genome shotgun sequence encodes these proteins:
- the LOC139819407 gene encoding uncharacterized protein, which yields MKFFIVLFAIVAVASAGHLAQHIHIAGQPAIPAPHAAPLALHGNDHTTRLHYSGPHVGHPHLVGVDHLIPAPHYEPSIVNVAVHGHGHGY from the exons ATGAAGTTCTTC ATTGTTTTGTTCGCCATCGTGGCTGTTGCCAGTGCT GGGCACTTAGCGCAGCACATCCACATCGCTGGCCAGCCCGCCATCCCGGCCCCCCATGCCGCCCCGCTCGCCCTCCACGGTAACGACCACACCACCCGCCTTCACTACTCTGGCCCGCATGTAGGGCATCCACACTTGGTGGGAGTCGATCATCTCATCCCGGCGCCGCATTACGAGCCCAGCATCGTCAACGTGGCTGTCCATGGTCACGGACACGGCTACTAG